GCCGGTGTCCCCTGAGCTTCTCATAGACCCTGCGCGGTCTCTTCTTGTAGACAAGGACCTTGTCGGCCTTTCCCGTGCCGATCACCTCGGCCTTAACCTGAGCTCCCTTGACATAGGGCGTTCCGATCACCGTTTTGGACCCATCGATAATCGCAAGCACTTTCTCGAAATCCATAACAGCACCGGTCTCCGACTGAAGCAGGTCGACCTTTAT
This sequence is a window from Thermodesulfovibrionales bacterium. Protein-coding genes within it:
- the rplU gene encoding 50S ribosomal protein L21: MYAIIEASGKQYRVSSGETIKVDLLQSETGAVMDFEKVLAIIDGSKTVIGTPYVKGAQVKAEVIGTGKADKVLVYKKRPRRVYEKLRGHRQPYTILQIKEISVGG